A single region of the Procambarus clarkii isolate CNS0578487 chromosome 94, FALCON_Pclarkii_2.0, whole genome shotgun sequence genome encodes:
- the LOC123747392 gene encoding uncharacterized protein isoform X5, protein MSLHRLKPRDLVDALPAPTPPSPPPTRSTRPSRSAPSTHPPRSRRPSRSAPLTHLPCPTRPPCSAPPITLPNSTPAMANATPVEDNSTLKSRPSTQCAATESATEPAASHPHTIQPQTNPPPTIQSPTTQTETSQLVTNSSPRNHPIPPQSSHTETSHLATNPPPTHYPAPSQPLVTENGRRDIEPITKKRRLLEATESAEVHEITKPAKQEDVDILARVCSAVGIDSDLVVSVVDDPPPSHQSATVSSPLTTPAQQQYLRVRPSSLGIPLGHRLRRPEFRVYPGMYPVYRSVPDGSYAVAEVRHPYHQYQPRPHDPAYPAQHHMHIPPGEPQPYRHYPQYPGKYHLISRPPMLRPGAPPGPADHRLTLPRSSPGHPDTTDLRSYPPPTLHRSPSEAPVLVHDPRLTVPDMHHSRPRHQDVPYGIPTALRDSPGMPPPPSEQPAGTLASLSYVRQVPGRPDLQSRIEHQNNASLREVYIPVNSSNMHHAPGSVYSVNNHQPSSQYRHMHPRAPEAYPKHSYDPRSESVMNTLWHKPRSPQTAAIMSSHASPDRFRTAIPVRSPYTPEQLKNYDSPWSLKRPADGLDKPPERIQTRRVMEPPKPCVELIPLGPPPEARKSINSFSTSTMRQEAAVIDPHRQKMESNISHHVQPPSLSPRENTYASVNHSENLAPQGHPVQWRTHVVRPESLNASHHQASTISPQVPASQDHPPFRRCLSSEPSFNHQPPGAAWKEAALAKPQRGQGHSRSKSDTAIPQTRAYNNYELSKRTIDCMYDACKSISSIDNTDKRSTSLLTHCQQIIHNESSMDNVNTSAGQVSTWNSDKSVEKVANSVDSHEDNKQTAPRGEEITESHHIITESGGTLEDGHVVGPGQLHSLHSSRHVNHHRPASEPPLRLPSVTNNAASASKRPASLPGAGQQHHCMLTSIKLQNNLPSLTSHQNKSFVETPSDTHTDEVFMGRLRLVLNDLLSVPEASKLQQGSCSPEQQLVYVLKRGGARPSEDPNPQQRLREDFMAVVKLCLPPDLLQDWGWKSCTPDQILDQLIKVATNGDEWH, encoded by the exons ATGAGCCTCCATCGTCTCAAGCCTCGTGACCTGGTCGACGCTCTGCcagcgcccacaccaccttcaccgCCGCCCACACGCTCAACGCGTCCTTCACGCTCAGCGccatccacacaccctccacgctccAGACGCCCGTCACGCTCCGCGCCGCTCACACACCTTCCTTGCCCCACACGCCCTCCATGCTCCGCGCCGCCCATCACACTTCCAAACTCCACGCCTGCCATGGCCAACGCCACTCCCGTTGAAGACAACAGCACGTTAAAATCGAGACCCAGCACGCAGTGTGCAGCAACAGAGTCAGCAACAGAGCCAGCAGCATCACACCCACATACCATACAACCACAAACAAATCCTCCACCAACTATTCAGTCACCAACAACTCAAACGGAGACTAGCCAACTAGTGACCAATTCATCACCCAGAAACCATCCAATACCTCCTCAGTCATCTCACACAGAAACTAGCCATCTCGCGACCAATCCTCCACCAACACACTATCCAGCACCATCACAGCCTCTGGTGACTGAGAACGGTCGTCGGGATATCGAACCTATAACTAAGAAAAGGCGACTTCTGGAAGCCACAGAAAGTGCAGAGGTGCATGAAATTACAAAACCAGCTAAACAAGAAGACGTTGATATCCTAGCCAGAGTGTGCTCAGCCGTTGGGATCGACTCTGATcttgtggtgagtgtagtggatgacccaccacccagccaccagtcAGCGACCGTGAGTTCCCCACTCACTACTCCCGCTCAGCAGCAGTACCTGCGAGTCCGGCCCTCCTCACTGGGTATACCACTTGGCCATAGGTTGAGACGCCCCGAGTTCAGAGTCTACCCCGGCATGTACCCGGTGTACCGATCCGTTCCTGACGGTTCTTATGCAGTTGCAGAAGTCCGGCATCCCTATCACCAGTATCAACCTCGCCCTCATGACCCTGCTTACCCTGCCCAACACCACATGCACATACCACCTGGAGAGCCTCAGCCGTATCGTCATTATCCGCAGTACCCTGGCAAATATCACCTCATAAGTAGACCCCCAATGTTGCGTCCAGGTGCCCCGCCGGGACCCGCTGACCACCGGCTGACATTACCACGCAGCTCCCCAGGTCATCCGGACACGACTGATCTCCGCTCGTATCCTCCTCCAACTCTTCATCGTTCCCCATCAGAAGCACCTGTCTTAGTCCATGATCCGCGCCTCACAGTTCCTGACATGCACCACTCACGACCAAGACATCAAGATGTGCCTTACGGAATTCCTACAGCTCTCCGCGACTCTCCTGGCATGCCCCCGCCACCCTCTGAACAACCAGCAGGTACACTGGCAAGTCTTTCTTATGTACGTCAAGTTCCAGGTAGACCTGATCTACAAAGTCGTATTGAACATCAAAATAATGCATCCCTTCGTGAAGTATACATCCCAGTCAATTCTTCCAACATGCATCATGCGCCAGGCTCTGTCTATTCCGTAAACAATCATCAACCCTCAAGTCAGTATCGCCATATGCATCCGAGAGCGCCAGAGGCATATCCTAAGCATTCCTATGACCCACGCTCAGAGTCTGTTATGAATACCCTTTGGCATAAACCAAGATCGCCTCAGACTGCTGCAATCATGTCCTCTCATGCATCACCAGACAGGTTCCGAACTGCCATCCCAGTGAGATCCCCATACACACCCGAGCAGCTAAAGAACTATGACTCTCCCTGGAGTTTAAAGCGTCCTGCTGATGGTTTAGATAAGCCTCCCGAGAGAATACAGACCCGTCGAGTTATGGAACCTCCGAAACCTTGCGTGGAGCTCATCCCTCTAGGCCCACCGCCTGAGGCAAGAAAATCCATTAATTCGTTCAGTACTTCGACTATGCGACAAGAAGCTGCTGTAATTGATCCTCATCGACAAAAGATGGAGAGCAACATCTCTCATCACGTTCAGCCTCCCTCTTTATCTCCTAGAGAGAACACATATGCTAGTGTCAATCATAGTGAAAATTTAGCACCACAAGGGCATCCTGTCCAATGGAGAACACATGTGGTGAGGCCAGAATCTCTTAATGCTTCTCATCATCAAGCCTCCACAATAAGTCCGCAAGTTCCTGCATCACAAGATCATCCTCCCTTTCGGCGTTGTCTTTCGTCAGAACCATCATTTAACCATCAGCCTCCGGGAGCAGCTTGGAAAGAAGCTGCCTTAGCTAAACCACAGCGAGGACAAGGGCACAGTAGGTCCAAAAGTGACACTGCTATTCCCCAGACTAGagcttataataattatgaattatCGAAAAGAACAATTGATTGTATGTACGATGCATGTAAATCCATTTCTAGCATAGATAACACAGATAAACGAAGTACCTCATTACTAACACATTGTCAACAAATTATACATAACGAGTCTAGTATGGACAATGTAAATACTAGTGCAGGACAAGTGTCCACATGgaatagtgataaaagtgtagaaAAAGTTGCTAATTCCGTTGATTCCCATGAAGACAATAAGCAGACTGCGCCTCGTGGGGAAGAGATTACTGAGTCACATCACATCATCACAGAGTCAGGAGGAACACTGGAAGACGGTCATGTTGTTGGCCCTGGCCAGCTCCACAGCCTTCACAGCTCTCGTCATGTCAACCACCACAGACCCGCCTCCGAGCCGCCTCTCCGACTGCCTTCAGTGACTAATAATGCTGCATCAGCAAGTAAACGACCTGCATCCTTACCAGGTGCTGGACAACAACATCATTGCATGTTGACTTCCATAAAACTCCAGAACAACTTGCCGAGCCTCACAAGCCATCAAAATAAATCTTTTGTTGAGACGCCGAGCGACACACACACGGATGAGGTCTTCATGGGACGTCTAAGGCTTGTGCTGAATGATCTCTTATCGGTCCCCGAGGCGTCCAAACTTCAACAGGGGTCGTGTTCTCCAGAGCAGCAGTTAGTATATGTATTGAAGCGGGGTGGTGCGAGGCCCTCAGAGGATCCCAACCCACAACAGCGACTAAGAGAGGACTTCATGGCGGTAGTGAAGCTTTGTCTCCCTCCAGACCTTCTTCAGGACTGGGGCTGGAAATCGTGCACTCCAGATCAGATACTCGACCAGCTCATCAAGGTCGCCACCAACG GTGACGAATGGCACTGA
- the LOC123747392 gene encoding uncharacterized protein isoform X3, translating to MSLHRLKPRDLVDALPAPTPPSPPPTRSTRPSRSAPSTHPPRSRRPSRSAPLTHLPCPTRPPCSAPPITLPNSTPAMANATPVEDNSTLKSRPSTQCAATESATEPAASHPHTIQPQTNPPPTIQSPTTQTETSQLVTNSSPRNHPIPPQSSHTETSHLATNPPPTHYPAPSQPLVTENGRRDIEPITKKRRLLEATESAEVHEITKPAKQEDVDILARVCSAVGIDSDLVVSVVDDPPPSHQSATVSSPLTTPAQQQYLRVRPSSLGIPLGHRLRRPEFRVYPGMYPVYRSVPDGSYAVAEVRHPYHQYQPRPHDPAYPAQHHMHIPPGEPQPYRHYPQYPGKYHLISRPPMLRPGAPPGPADHRLTLPRSSPGHPDTTDLRSYPPPTLHRSPSEAPVLVHDPRLTVPDMHHSRPRHQDVPYGIPTALRDSPGMPPPPSEQPAGTLASLSYVRQVPGRPDLQSRIEHQNNASLREVYIPVNSSNMHHAPGSVYSVNNHQPSSQYRHMHPRAPEAYPKHSYDPRSESVMNTLWHKPRSPQTAAIMSSHASPDRFRTAIPVRSPYTPEQLKNYDSPWSLKRPADGLDKPPERIQTRRVMEPPKPCVELIPLGPPPEARKSINSFSTSTMRQEAAVIDPHRQKMESNISHHVQPPSLSPRENTYASVNHSENLAPQGHPVQWRTHVVRPESLNASHHQASTISPQVPASQDHPPFRRCLSSEPSFNHQPPGAAWKEAALAKPQRGQGHSRSKSDTAIPQTRAYNNYELSKRTIDCMYDACKSISSIDNTDKRSTSLLTHCQQIIHNESSMDNVNTSAGQVSTWNSDKSVEKVANSVDSHEDNKQTAPRGEEITESHHIITESGGTLEDGHVVGPGQLHSLHSSRHVNHHRPASEPPLRLPSVTNNAASASKRPASLPGAGQQHHCMLTSIKLQNNLPSLTSHQNKSFVETPSDTHTDEVFMGRLRLVLNDLLSVPEASKLQQGSCSPEQQLVYVLKRGGARPSEDPNPQQRLREDFMAVVKLCLPPDLLQDWGWKSCTPDQILDQLIKVATNGLTVSGKEGGTNSGLTVSGEEGANGRVRSSPDSPLNHEVEALDDDVFCPATCAAAPPPPSLFTKRHGLVSGGLHGQATHARTSTTYTMHHHGPVPYPATHGDEAAAAATPSDTAAALTPTPVT from the exons ATGAGCCTCCATCGTCTCAAGCCTCGTGACCTGGTCGACGCTCTGCcagcgcccacaccaccttcaccgCCGCCCACACGCTCAACGCGTCCTTCACGCTCAGCGccatccacacaccctccacgctccAGACGCCCGTCACGCTCCGCGCCGCTCACACACCTTCCTTGCCCCACACGCCCTCCATGCTCCGCGCCGCCCATCACACTTCCAAACTCCACGCCTGCCATGGCCAACGCCACTCCCGTTGAAGACAACAGCACGTTAAAATCGAGACCCAGCACGCAGTGTGCAGCAACAGAGTCAGCAACAGAGCCAGCAGCATCACACCCACATACCATACAACCACAAACAAATCCTCCACCAACTATTCAGTCACCAACAACTCAAACGGAGACTAGCCAACTAGTGACCAATTCATCACCCAGAAACCATCCAATACCTCCTCAGTCATCTCACACAGAAACTAGCCATCTCGCGACCAATCCTCCACCAACACACTATCCAGCACCATCACAGCCTCTGGTGACTGAGAACGGTCGTCGGGATATCGAACCTATAACTAAGAAAAGGCGACTTCTGGAAGCCACAGAAAGTGCAGAGGTGCATGAAATTACAAAACCAGCTAAACAAGAAGACGTTGATATCCTAGCCAGAGTGTGCTCAGCCGTTGGGATCGACTCTGATcttgtggtgagtgtagtggatgacccaccacccagccaccagtcAGCGACCGTGAGTTCCCCACTCACTACTCCCGCTCAGCAGCAGTACCTGCGAGTCCGGCCCTCCTCACTGGGTATACCACTTGGCCATAGGTTGAGACGCCCCGAGTTCAGAGTCTACCCCGGCATGTACCCGGTGTACCGATCCGTTCCTGACGGTTCTTATGCAGTTGCAGAAGTCCGGCATCCCTATCACCAGTATCAACCTCGCCCTCATGACCCTGCTTACCCTGCCCAACACCACATGCACATACCACCTGGAGAGCCTCAGCCGTATCGTCATTATCCGCAGTACCCTGGCAAATATCACCTCATAAGTAGACCCCCAATGTTGCGTCCAGGTGCCCCGCCGGGACCCGCTGACCACCGGCTGACATTACCACGCAGCTCCCCAGGTCATCCGGACACGACTGATCTCCGCTCGTATCCTCCTCCAACTCTTCATCGTTCCCCATCAGAAGCACCTGTCTTAGTCCATGATCCGCGCCTCACAGTTCCTGACATGCACCACTCACGACCAAGACATCAAGATGTGCCTTACGGAATTCCTACAGCTCTCCGCGACTCTCCTGGCATGCCCCCGCCACCCTCTGAACAACCAGCAGGTACACTGGCAAGTCTTTCTTATGTACGTCAAGTTCCAGGTAGACCTGATCTACAAAGTCGTATTGAACATCAAAATAATGCATCCCTTCGTGAAGTATACATCCCAGTCAATTCTTCCAACATGCATCATGCGCCAGGCTCTGTCTATTCCGTAAACAATCATCAACCCTCAAGTCAGTATCGCCATATGCATCCGAGAGCGCCAGAGGCATATCCTAAGCATTCCTATGACCCACGCTCAGAGTCTGTTATGAATACCCTTTGGCATAAACCAAGATCGCCTCAGACTGCTGCAATCATGTCCTCTCATGCATCACCAGACAGGTTCCGAACTGCCATCCCAGTGAGATCCCCATACACACCCGAGCAGCTAAAGAACTATGACTCTCCCTGGAGTTTAAAGCGTCCTGCTGATGGTTTAGATAAGCCTCCCGAGAGAATACAGACCCGTCGAGTTATGGAACCTCCGAAACCTTGCGTGGAGCTCATCCCTCTAGGCCCACCGCCTGAGGCAAGAAAATCCATTAATTCGTTCAGTACTTCGACTATGCGACAAGAAGCTGCTGTAATTGATCCTCATCGACAAAAGATGGAGAGCAACATCTCTCATCACGTTCAGCCTCCCTCTTTATCTCCTAGAGAGAACACATATGCTAGTGTCAATCATAGTGAAAATTTAGCACCACAAGGGCATCCTGTCCAATGGAGAACACATGTGGTGAGGCCAGAATCTCTTAATGCTTCTCATCATCAAGCCTCCACAATAAGTCCGCAAGTTCCTGCATCACAAGATCATCCTCCCTTTCGGCGTTGTCTTTCGTCAGAACCATCATTTAACCATCAGCCTCCGGGAGCAGCTTGGAAAGAAGCTGCCTTAGCTAAACCACAGCGAGGACAAGGGCACAGTAGGTCCAAAAGTGACACTGCTATTCCCCAGACTAGagcttataataattatgaattatCGAAAAGAACAATTGATTGTATGTACGATGCATGTAAATCCATTTCTAGCATAGATAACACAGATAAACGAAGTACCTCATTACTAACACATTGTCAACAAATTATACATAACGAGTCTAGTATGGACAATGTAAATACTAGTGCAGGACAAGTGTCCACATGgaatagtgataaaagtgtagaaAAAGTTGCTAATTCCGTTGATTCCCATGAAGACAATAAGCAGACTGCGCCTCGTGGGGAAGAGATTACTGAGTCACATCACATCATCACAGAGTCAGGAGGAACACTGGAAGACGGTCATGTTGTTGGCCCTGGCCAGCTCCACAGCCTTCACAGCTCTCGTCATGTCAACCACCACAGACCCGCCTCCGAGCCGCCTCTCCGACTGCCTTCAGTGACTAATAATGCTGCATCAGCAAGTAAACGACCTGCATCCTTACCAGGTGCTGGACAACAACATCATTGCATGTTGACTTCCATAAAACTCCAGAACAACTTGCCGAGCCTCACAAGCCATCAAAATAAATCTTTTGTTGAGACGCCGAGCGACACACACACGGATGAGGTCTTCATGGGACGTCTAAGGCTTGTGCTGAATGATCTCTTATCGGTCCCCGAGGCGTCCAAACTTCAACAGGGGTCGTGTTCTCCAGAGCAGCAGTTAGTATATGTATTGAAGCGGGGTGGTGCGAGGCCCTCAGAGGATCCCAACCCACAACAGCGACTAAGAGAGGACTTCATGGCGGTAGTGAAGCTTTGTCTCCCTCCAGACCTTCTTCAGGACTGGGGCTGGAAATCGTGCACTCCAGATCAGATACTCGACCAGCTCATCAAGGTCGCCACCAACG GGTTGACAGTCTCGGGTAAGGAGGGTGGCACTAACAGTGGACTGACCGTCTCAGGTGAGGAAGGTGCCAACGGGAGAGTGAGGTCCAGCCCTGACAGTCCACTCAACCACGAGGTTGAAGCTCTAGATGACGACGTCTTCTGCCCAGCAACCTGCGCAGCCGCACCACCTCCGCCATCACTCTTCACCAAGCGCCATGGTCTGGTCTCTGGTGGTCTTCACGGCCAAGCCACCCATGCGcgcacctccaccacctacaccatgcaCCATCATGGCCCAGTACCGTACCCAGCTACGCACG